The following coding sequences lie in one Pseudomonas svalbardensis genomic window:
- a CDS encoding DUF3565 domain-containing protein, translated as METALLAAISMGRDLLHKNEEWPSLAKQSPESEHNPDRRGAAKGSTVTGFHQDEDGHWVAELSCGHTQHLRHQPPWQSRAWVLDSTQRSKKIGQPFDCGWCAQGSVSDNLGD; from the coding sequence ATGGAGACAGCCTTATTGGCGGCGATCAGCATGGGGCGAGACCTTTTGCATAAGAATGAAGAATGGCCAAGTTTAGCGAAGCAATCGCCCGAAAGCGAACACAACCCGGACAGACGGGGGGCGGCGAAAGGCTCAACGGTCACAGGCTTCCATCAAGATGAGGACGGGCACTGGGTGGCCGAGCTTTCCTGCGGTCACACCCAGCACCTGCGCCACCAGCCACCGTGGCAATCGCGCGCCTGGGTCCTGGACTCCACGCAACGTAGTAAAAAAATAGGCCAGCCCTTTGATTGCGGTTGGTGCGCACAAGGCTCGGTTAGCGATAACCTTGGCGACTGA